The window TTCCCCCCATATATCTTGAGGACATGCATTAGGAcatcatggtgggggggggggcttctgtttACTGACATCCCATCCCCCTGCTTCTCTTTCAGGTCTCCACTCTAGTGCCCCACTGCAGAAGCCTCCTGAACGAAACGTTCATGCCTGTGATCAATGGTAAGAGAAACAGGAGGAACCATCTGCTTTGGGCATCCTGTTCAATCCACCAGATGGTTAGGACTTGTTGGGTCACGGCTTCTACATCCGCCTGGCTTCGCATTGTGCTGCACAGAGCACACCAGAGCCACAAGCCGGCCCTGCCCTCTTGGGTCAGCGCTTGTGTGCAGCAATGCATCTTCCCCAAGTggtccaattttatttatttattttctatttgtgtcatttatagtccacctttctcctgagactcaaggtggattacacagtatgagattagtacaatcagtattaagtacatttcaatacagtatcaaggacatttccataaacaatgccataggataaatagatacaagtttaaaaagacatagtattcacaaggatccaatatagagtagaaaaaatactgaagcagaacataatcaattctaggactgacattagacaacatggagcactggtggtacataggagtacatatttaaagcagaagATAATATGTAAgtcaatatagtgatgaagtctatggtccctaacttatttTTTATTGCATTCTTTATTGTAGCACACCTGCATGTTGGGTTCCCGTTGCCTTCCATCTTAAACATGAAATATGATAACTCTTCTATCCAGGCTATTCaagtgagatttatttatttatttcattggacttatagcccgctctccccacaagtaaTTTAAGCAGTATAAATAACACTTCCCCCTTgatttcctgttttttaaaag of the Eublepharis macularius isolate TG4126 chromosome 5, MPM_Emac_v1.0, whole genome shotgun sequence genome contains:
- the LOC129329725 gene encoding BPI fold-containing family B member 3-like — encoded protein: MKGLLDLDAQNSVSGGKLVTAASLSRLELLLESSQAGISDVSTLVPHCRSLLNETFMPVINAHLHVGFPLPSILNMKYDNSSIQAIQGAVVLCI